In Luteimonas sp. MC1750, the following proteins share a genomic window:
- a CDS encoding BON domain-containing protein has product MSNRIQQGGFMAAALSLLLAGGNAVANDDPKHKDGHDAADSEQPVGDTWITTKVKASLLADEDVAGLEIDVKTVNGVVTLRGDVASKAQVEEARRIASGIEGVVEVDASGLGTDAGE; this is encoded by the coding sequence ATGAGCAATCGCATTCAGCAAGGCGGCTTCATGGCCGCAGCCCTGTCCCTGCTGCTGGCGGGTGGCAACGCCGTGGCCAACGACGATCCGAAGCACAAGGACGGACACGACGCCGCCGACTCGGAACAGCCGGTCGGCGACACCTGGATCACCACCAAGGTCAAGGCGAGCCTGCTCGCGGACGAGGACGTGGCCGGCCTGGAGATCGACGTCAAGACGGTGAACGGCGTGGTGACGCTGCGCGGCGACGTGGCCAGCAAGGCGCAGGTCGAAGAAGCCAGGCGCATCGCCTCTGGCATCGAGGGCGTCGTCGAGGTGGATGCAAGCGGACTGGGTACCGACGCGGGCGAGTAA
- the msrB gene encoding peptide-methionine (R)-S-oxide reductase MsrB — protein MTRFDLSPPDDAQRRRLTDALDDDARRVLLAHGTEAPFCGAFLDNRREGTYTCGFCGLPLFRSSAKFESGTGWPSFFAPLDPAHVRYVRDLSHGMVRIEETCARCGSHLGHVFPDGPPPTGERHCLNSVSLGFVADGEPLPDLLGRGAPEGEALD, from the coding sequence ATGACCCGCTTCGACCTCAGCCCGCCCGACGACGCACAGCGCCGCCGCCTCACCGACGCGCTCGACGACGATGCGCGGCGCGTGCTGCTGGCCCACGGCACCGAGGCCCCGTTCTGCGGCGCATTCCTCGACAACCGGCGCGAGGGCACCTACACCTGCGGGTTCTGCGGCCTGCCGCTGTTCCGTTCCAGCGCCAAGTTCGAGTCCGGCACCGGCTGGCCGAGCTTCTTCGCGCCGCTCGACCCGGCCCACGTCCGCTACGTGCGCGACCTCAGCCACGGCATGGTGCGCATCGAGGAGACCTGCGCGCGCTGCGGGAGCCACCTCGGCCACGTCTTCCCCGATGGCCCGCCGCCCACCGGCGAGCGGCACTGCCTCAATTCCGTCTCGCTCGGCTTCGTCGCCGACGGCGAACCCCTGCCCGACCTGCTGGGCCGCGGCGCGCCCGAGGGCGAAGCGCTGGACTGA
- a CDS encoding M23 family metallopeptidase, translating into MRYVGLVLAGLLVGALGYYLATRGADREPPLRVAPADVASPRAADGAGDGRNVARGARAARTDAPRASASTSGTDGVEVSATGRDATRPAATTRATRAVAPVPLPSGLVVPVQGIAPASLTPTFDDDRGEGRVHEALDIMAPTGTPVLAVADGHVEKLFDSDRGGLTIYQFEPSGRHAYYYAHLDRYAPGLAEGQALRQGEVIGYVGSTGNADPAAPHLHFAIFLLGPEKRWWEGTPIDPWPLLSGRTR; encoded by the coding sequence ATGCGCTACGTCGGGCTGGTGCTGGCGGGGCTGCTGGTGGGCGCGCTGGGGTACTACCTTGCAACGCGGGGCGCCGACCGGGAGCCACCGCTGCGGGTCGCGCCTGCGGACGTCGCGTCGCCACGCGCCGCGGACGGCGCGGGCGACGGGCGGAACGTGGCGCGTGGCGCGCGCGCCGCGCGGACGGATGCGCCGCGTGCAAGCGCCTCGACGTCTGGCACCGATGGCGTCGAGGTCTCCGCCACCGGCCGGGACGCGACCCGTCCGGCAGCCACCACGCGCGCCACGCGCGCAGTGGCGCCGGTGCCGCTGCCGTCGGGGCTGGTCGTGCCGGTGCAGGGCATCGCGCCCGCGTCGCTCACGCCCACCTTCGACGACGACCGCGGCGAAGGCCGCGTGCACGAAGCGCTCGACATCATGGCGCCCACCGGCACGCCGGTGCTCGCGGTGGCGGATGGCCACGTCGAGAAGCTGTTCGACAGCGACCGCGGCGGGCTGACTATCTACCAGTTCGAACCCTCGGGTCGCCACGCCTACTACTACGCGCACCTGGACCGCTATGCGCCGGGGCTGGCGGAAGGCCAGGCGCTGCGCCAGGGCGAGGTCATCGGCTACGTCGGCAGCACCGGCAACGCCGACCCGGCGGCGCCGCACCTGCACTTCGCGATCTTCCTGCTCGGGCCGGAGAAGCGCTGGTGGGAGGGCACGCCGATCGATCCCTGGCCGCTGCTCTCCGGCCGGACGCGGTGA
- a CDS encoding DUF3297 family protein yields the protein MTQTPPDRLSNDPRSPHYDETTLGRGIGIRFNGEERTNVEEYSVSEGWIRVAVGRALDRRGNPMTMKINGRVEPYFRDAE from the coding sequence ATGACGCAGACCCCGCCCGACCGCCTCAGCAATGATCCCCGCAGCCCGCACTACGACGAGACGACCCTCGGCCGCGGGATCGGCATCCGGTTCAACGGCGAGGAGCGCACCAACGTCGAGGAATACAGCGTCAGCGAGGGATGGATCCGGGTGGCGGTGGGCCGCGCGCTCGACCGCCGCGGCAATCCGATGACGATGAAGATCAACGGTCGCGTCGAGCCCTATTTCCGCGACGCGGAATGA
- a CDS encoding ABC transporter ATP-binding protein — translation MADSSRTHAPQALSATGLGKRVQLPGGELVILDDVGFAIARGESVAIVGPSGSGKSTLLSLLAGLDAPTAGAVEIDGAPLSTLDEDGRARVRAEKVGFVFQNFQLLPSLTALENVMLPLELRGDADAEGPARAILARVGLGERLGHYPRQLSGGEQQRVAVARAFVTDPSLMFADEPTGNLDTATGQAIIELLFALNQDAGTTLVLVTHDEHLAERCRRTLRIEGGRLVADSGPAA, via the coding sequence ATGGCTGACTCTTCCCGAACCCACGCGCCCCAGGCGCTTTCCGCCACCGGCCTGGGCAAGCGCGTACAGCTGCCAGGCGGCGAGCTGGTGATCCTGGACGATGTCGGCTTCGCCATCGCGCGCGGCGAGAGCGTCGCGATCGTCGGCCCCTCGGGTTCGGGCAAGAGCACCCTGCTGTCGCTGCTGGCCGGACTCGACGCCCCGACCGCGGGCGCGGTGGAGATCGACGGCGCCCCGCTGTCGACGCTCGACGAGGATGGCCGCGCCCGGGTGCGCGCCGAGAAGGTCGGCTTCGTGTTCCAGAACTTCCAGCTGCTGCCGTCGCTGACCGCGCTGGAGAACGTGATGCTGCCGCTGGAGCTGCGCGGCGACGCCGACGCCGAAGGCCCGGCCCGCGCGATCCTGGCCCGCGTCGGACTGGGCGAGCGCCTCGGCCATTATCCGCGCCAGCTGTCGGGCGGCGAGCAGCAGCGCGTGGCGGTGGCGCGCGCCTTCGTCACCGATCCGTCGCTGATGTTCGCCGACGAGCCGACCGGCAACCTCGACACCGCGACCGGGCAGGCCATCATCGAACTGCTGTTCGCGCTCAACCAGGACGCCGGCACCACCCTGGTGCTGGTGACCCATGACGAACACCTGGCGGAGCGCTGCCGGCGCACCCTGCGCATCGAGGGCGGGCGGCTGGTGGCGGACTCCGGGCCGGCCGCATGA
- a CDS encoding acetyl-CoA hydrolase/transferase family protein — protein MPERIRPPLFRDRITSAEEAAAAIGPGMTVAMSGFTGAGYPKAVPQALAARVERANAAGERFRIKVLTGASTAPELDGALAKVEGMELRLPYQSDPAVRERINAGTLDYIDIHLSHVAQHAWFGFFGAIDVAVVEVAGIREDGSLIPSSSVGNNKTWLDQADKVILEVNAWQPTALDGMHDVYYGTALPPDRRPILIERPDDRIGEPSLRVDPDKVIAVVETHAPDRNSPFNPPDAASRQIAGHLLDFFSHEIARGRLTRSLLPLQSGVGNIANAVLGGLADGGYQGLTAYTEVIQDGMLALLKNGTLRMASATSFSLSPAGIEEFNAHVDFYRERILLRPQEISNHPEVIRRLGCIAMNGMIEADIYGNVNSTHIAGSRIMNGIGGSGDFARNGYLSVFMSPSTAKGGQVSGIVPMVSHVDHTEHDTMVLVTEQGLADLRGLSPRQRAKRVIDTCAHPDFRPMLQDYFDRACRDGHGLHTPHLLGEALSWHQRMVETGSMRTGPQG, from the coding sequence GTGCCCGAGCGCATCCGCCCTCCCCTGTTCCGTGACCGCATCACCTCGGCCGAGGAGGCGGCCGCGGCGATCGGGCCGGGCATGACGGTGGCGATGAGCGGCTTCACCGGCGCCGGCTATCCCAAGGCGGTGCCGCAGGCGCTGGCCGCGCGGGTCGAGCGCGCCAACGCCGCTGGAGAGCGTTTCCGCATCAAGGTGCTGACCGGCGCGTCCACCGCGCCCGAGCTCGACGGCGCGCTGGCGAAGGTCGAGGGCATGGAGCTGCGCCTGCCCTACCAGTCGGATCCCGCGGTGCGCGAGCGCATCAACGCCGGCACCCTGGACTACATCGACATCCACCTCAGCCACGTCGCCCAGCACGCGTGGTTCGGATTCTTCGGCGCGATCGACGTCGCGGTGGTGGAAGTCGCCGGAATCCGCGAGGACGGCAGCCTCATCCCGTCGTCCTCGGTGGGCAACAACAAGACCTGGCTGGACCAGGCCGACAAGGTGATCCTCGAGGTCAACGCGTGGCAGCCGACCGCTCTCGACGGCATGCACGACGTCTACTACGGCACGGCGCTTCCGCCCGACCGCCGTCCGATCCTGATCGAACGCCCCGACGACCGCATCGGCGAACCCAGCCTGCGCGTGGACCCGGACAAGGTGATCGCGGTGGTCGAGACCCATGCCCCGGACCGCAACTCGCCGTTCAATCCGCCCGACGCGGCCTCGCGGCAGATCGCCGGCCACCTGCTCGACTTCTTCTCGCACGAAATCGCGCGCGGACGCCTGACCCGATCCCTGCTGCCGCTGCAGTCGGGCGTAGGCAACATCGCCAACGCCGTGCTCGGCGGGCTGGCCGACGGCGGCTACCAGGGCCTGACCGCGTACACCGAGGTGATCCAGGACGGGATGCTGGCGCTGCTGAAGAACGGCACGCTGCGCATGGCCTCGGCGACCTCGTTCTCGCTGAGCCCGGCGGGCATCGAGGAGTTCAACGCCCACGTCGACTTCTACCGCGAGCGCATCCTGCTGCGCCCGCAGGAGATCTCCAACCATCCCGAGGTGATCCGGCGCCTGGGCTGCATCGCGATGAACGGCATGATCGAGGCCGACATCTACGGCAACGTCAATTCGACCCACATCGCCGGCAGCCGGATCATGAACGGCATCGGCGGGTCGGGTGACTTCGCGCGCAACGGTTACCTGTCGGTGTTCATGTCGCCGAGCACCGCCAAGGGCGGCCAGGTCTCGGGCATCGTGCCGATGGTCAGCCACGTCGACCACACCGAGCACGACACGATGGTGCTGGTGACCGAGCAGGGCCTGGCCGACCTGCGCGGGCTGTCTCCGCGCCAGCGCGCGAAGCGGGTCATCGACACCTGCGCGCATCCCGACTTCCGGCCGATGCTGCAGGACTATTTCGACCGTGCCTGTCGCGACGGCCACGGCCTGCACACGCCCCACCTGCTCGGCGAGGCGCTGTCCTGGCACCAGCGCATGGTCGAGACCGGCAGCATGCGGACCGGTCCGCAGGGCTAG
- a CDS encoding PepSY domain-containing protein, which translates to MKHATFQALAIAVTLALSAGTAAAQDAAADAMTAPQIRASLESQGYTRVNDVEFEDGVWKADARSADGQRVELRVDPATGKVYPEDAVSTLGEADVRAKLSAAGYSKVDDVKFDDGVWTADAEDANGRDLKLTLDPETGEVVGKDRD; encoded by the coding sequence ATGAAGCACGCCACGTTCCAGGCCCTCGCGATCGCGGTGACGCTCGCGCTGTCGGCCGGTACCGCCGCGGCGCAGGACGCCGCCGCGGATGCGATGACCGCACCGCAGATCCGCGCCTCGCTCGAGTCGCAGGGCTATACCCGCGTCAACGACGTCGAGTTCGAGGACGGCGTGTGGAAGGCCGATGCGCGCAGCGCCGACGGCCAGCGCGTCGAGCTGCGCGTCGACCCGGCGACCGGCAAGGTGTATCCGGAGGATGCGGTGTCCACGCTCGGCGAGGCCGACGTGCGCGCCAAGCTCTCGGCTGCCGGCTATTCGAAGGTGGACGACGTGAAGTTCGATGACGGCGTGTGGACCGCCGACGCCGAGGACGCCAATGGACGCGACCTGAAGCTCACGCTGGATCCGGAGACCGGCGAGGTCGTCGGCAAGGACCGCGACTGA
- a CDS encoding L,D-transpeptidase → MRPAAPLAIALSAMLVFALPADAQEPAPPKAKPAAAPEAAAAEAATSAPAAQAADHPANDAATTQGRDAMLRAQVLLERARFSPGEIDGQGGTNTRRAIAAFQRSRQLEPSGQLDEATWKVLNGDAAPVLVQYAITAADAAGPYAALPEGMMERAKLDALGYEDVAEALGERFHASPALLKRLNPGKDLTAAGTTIVVPGLATAAALPAIARVVVDKSDSVVQLVAADDTVVAQFPASTGSEHDPLPLGEWTIKGVARDPTFHYNPELFWDADPSHAKATLQPGPNNPVGVAWVDLSKEHYGIHGTPEPGHVGKTDSHGCIRLANWHVSLLADAVKPGMPALLQE, encoded by the coding sequence ATGCGCCCAGCCGCACCGCTCGCCATCGCGCTGTCCGCGATGCTCGTCTTCGCACTGCCAGCCGATGCGCAGGAGCCGGCGCCCCCCAAGGCCAAGCCTGCCGCCGCGCCCGAAGCCGCTGCGGCCGAAGCCGCCACGTCCGCGCCCGCCGCGCAGGCCGCGGATCATCCTGCCAACGATGCCGCCACCACGCAGGGGCGCGACGCGATGCTGCGCGCGCAGGTGCTGCTCGAGCGCGCGCGCTTCTCGCCCGGCGAAATCGATGGCCAGGGCGGCACGAACACGCGGCGCGCCATCGCGGCCTTCCAGCGCAGCCGCCAGCTGGAGCCCAGTGGCCAGCTCGACGAGGCCACGTGGAAGGTGCTGAACGGCGACGCGGCGCCGGTTCTGGTGCAATACGCGATCACCGCGGCCGACGCCGCAGGCCCGTACGCCGCGCTGCCCGAGGGCATGATGGAACGGGCCAAGCTCGATGCGCTCGGCTACGAGGATGTCGCCGAGGCGCTGGGCGAACGCTTCCACGCCAGCCCGGCGCTGCTGAAGCGCCTGAATCCGGGCAAGGACCTGACCGCGGCCGGCACGACGATCGTGGTGCCCGGCCTGGCCACCGCCGCCGCGCTGCCGGCCATCGCGCGCGTGGTCGTCGACAAGTCCGACTCGGTGGTGCAGCTGGTCGCCGCCGACGACACCGTCGTGGCGCAGTTCCCTGCGTCCACCGGCAGCGAGCATGATCCGCTGCCGCTCGGCGAGTGGACGATCAAGGGCGTCGCGCGCGATCCCACCTTCCACTACAACCCGGAGCTGTTCTGGGATGCCGATCCGTCGCACGCCAAGGCGACGCTGCAGCCGGGCCCGAACAATCCGGTCGGCGTCGCCTGGGTCGACCTGTCCAAGGAGCACTACGGCATCCACGGAACGCCGGAGCCCGGCCATGTCGGCAAGACCGACTCGCACGGCTGCATCCGCCTGGCGAACTGGCACGTCAGCCTGCTCGCGGATGCGGTCAAGCCGGGCATGCCGGCGCTGCTGCAGGAGTAG
- a CDS encoding FtsX-like permease family protein, which translates to MRIAGLAWRQLKRDLVSGDVRILLAALVLAVVAVTAVGFVTDRAARALAIEANRLLGGDAVLRGDAPIDGPAREAAGSAGLRMAETVELDTMVRVGRGDGVQLKLGELRAIGEGFPLRGEYRIAGADGVEAAATGVPAPGTLRMSRGGADTLGARIGDTVGIGTLELRLAALVAQEPDAALDYFNVAPRVFIHPDDLEATGLVQEGSRIRYRLVVAGEASAVERFTAVAREHLARGQRLETAADARPEIRSALDRAGRFLGLAALVSVVLAAVAVAMAARRHSARHLQGAAVMRCLGASQATLAGIHIGELLMLGLLACTLGVAIAWGLQWAIGGWLAGMLGIAIPPAGLMPALGGYGVGLVVLLAFAAPPVLALRRVPALSVLRRDLDPTEPAALLVLAAGIAGIGALLWWQAGSPALALAMLAGIALTLGTLALLAWLMILAVRRLRGRLRGSARYGLANVSRRAGTSIAQVSALGLGLMALLLLTFVRTDLLERWQLALAAEAPNRFIVNVQQDQIDGVAAVAAAQGLAAPVLYPMVRGRLATHNGTPVRGEDYAGEDGDEASGRAQRRADREFNLSTARELRDDNRVTAGEFWGAGGTEGVELSVEAGFAESLDWALGDRVAFDIAGRRIEGRVTSLREVDWESFRPNFFVLFSPGALDGYPASWITAVSVPQGDTAFTRELVQRYPNVSVIDVDAVLTQVRNTADQVSTVVEVVFWFALAAGLLVLLAAISASQDERLLEGGVMRVLGASRRQLRLAQASEFAVIGLLSGLVAAVAATVLAGVVAKEVFDLPWTPDLGMAAAGGLAGMAAALVAGLWATRRVLDAPPAVTLRELQG; encoded by the coding sequence ATGAGGATCGCCGGACTCGCCTGGCGGCAGCTGAAGCGTGACCTGGTCTCGGGCGACGTGCGCATCCTGCTGGCGGCGCTGGTGCTGGCGGTGGTGGCGGTGACCGCGGTCGGCTTCGTGACCGACCGCGCCGCGCGCGCGCTGGCGATCGAGGCCAACCGACTGCTGGGCGGCGACGCCGTGCTGCGCGGCGACGCGCCGATCGACGGACCGGCGCGCGAGGCCGCCGGCAGCGCCGGCCTGCGCATGGCCGAGACCGTCGAGCTCGACACCATGGTGCGCGTGGGCCGCGGCGACGGCGTGCAGCTGAAGCTGGGCGAACTGCGGGCCATCGGCGAGGGCTTTCCGCTGCGCGGCGAATACCGCATCGCCGGCGCCGACGGCGTGGAAGCCGCGGCTACCGGCGTCCCCGCGCCCGGCACGCTGCGGATGAGCCGCGGCGGCGCCGACACCCTCGGCGCGCGCATCGGCGACACCGTGGGCATCGGCACGCTGGAGCTGCGGCTTGCGGCGCTGGTGGCGCAGGAACCCGACGCCGCCCTGGACTACTTCAACGTGGCGCCGCGGGTCTTCATCCACCCGGACGACCTCGAGGCCACCGGCCTGGTGCAGGAAGGCAGCCGCATCCGCTACCGCCTGGTGGTGGCCGGCGAGGCCAGCGCGGTCGAGCGCTTCACCGCGGTGGCGCGCGAACACCTCGCGCGGGGCCAGCGGCTGGAGACCGCCGCCGACGCGCGGCCGGAGATCCGCTCCGCGCTGGACCGGGCCGGGCGCTTCCTCGGCCTGGCCGCGCTGGTCTCGGTGGTGCTGGCGGCGGTGGCGGTCGCGATGGCCGCGCGCCGGCACAGCGCGCGCCATCTGCAGGGTGCGGCGGTGATGCGTTGCCTGGGCGCCAGCCAGGCCACCCTGGCCGGGATCCACATCGGCGAGCTGCTGATGCTCGGGCTGCTGGCCTGCACCCTGGGCGTGGCGATCGCCTGGGGGCTGCAGTGGGCGATCGGTGGCTGGCTGGCCGGCATGCTCGGCATCGCCATTCCGCCGGCGGGGCTGATGCCGGCCCTGGGCGGCTACGGCGTGGGGCTGGTCGTGCTGCTCGCGTTCGCCGCGCCGCCCGTGCTGGCGCTGCGCCGCGTGCCGGCGCTGAGCGTGCTGCGCCGCGACCTCGATCCCACCGAGCCGGCCGCGCTGCTGGTGCTGGCCGCGGGCATCGCCGGGATCGGCGCGCTGCTGTGGTGGCAGGCGGGCTCGCCGGCACTGGCGCTGGCGATGCTGGCCGGCATCGCGCTGACGCTCGGCACGCTGGCCCTGCTGGCCTGGCTGATGATCCTGGCCGTGCGCCGCCTGCGCGGCCGCCTGCGCGGCAGTGCCCGCTACGGCCTGGCCAACGTCAGCCGCCGCGCCGGCACCAGCATCGCCCAGGTGTCGGCGCTCGGCCTCGGGCTGATGGCGCTGCTGCTGCTGACCTTCGTGCGCACCGACCTGCTGGAGCGCTGGCAGCTCGCGCTGGCCGCGGAGGCGCCCAACCGCTTCATCGTCAACGTGCAGCAGGACCAGATCGACGGCGTGGCCGCCGTGGCGGCGGCCCAGGGCCTGGCGGCACCGGTGCTCTATCCCATGGTCCGCGGGCGCCTGGCCACCCACAACGGCACGCCGGTGCGCGGCGAGGATTACGCCGGTGAGGACGGCGACGAGGCGTCCGGGCGCGCGCAGCGTCGTGCCGACCGCGAATTCAACCTGTCCACCGCGCGCGAGCTGCGCGACGACAACCGCGTGACCGCAGGCGAGTTCTGGGGCGCCGGAGGCACCGAGGGCGTCGAGCTGTCGGTCGAGGCCGGCTTCGCCGAATCACTCGACTGGGCGCTCGGCGACCGCGTCGCCTTCGACATCGCCGGACGCCGCATCGAGGGCCGGGTGACCAGCCTGCGCGAGGTCGACTGGGAAAGCTTCCGGCCGAACTTCTTCGTGCTGTTCTCGCCCGGCGCGCTGGACGGCTACCCCGCCAGCTGGATCACCGCGGTCAGTGTGCCGCAGGGCGATACCGCGTTCACGCGCGAACTCGTCCAGCGCTATCCCAACGTCTCGGTGATCGACGTCGACGCGGTGCTGACCCAGGTGCGCAACACCGCCGACCAGGTCTCGACCGTGGTGGAGGTGGTGTTCTGGTTCGCGCTCGCCGCAGGCCTGCTCGTGCTGCTGGCGGCGATCAGCGCGAGCCAGGACGAGCGCCTGCTCGAAGGCGGGGTGATGCGCGTGCTCGGGGCAAGCCGGCGCCAGCTGCGGCTGGCGCAGGCTTCGGAGTTCGCGGTGATCGGCCTGCTGTCCGGGCTGGTGGCGGCGGTGGCCGCTACCGTCCTCGCAGGCGTGGTGGCGAAAGAGGTCTTCGACCTGCCCTGGACGCCGGATCTCGGCATGGCCGCCGCCGGCGGGCTGGCCGGCATGGCCGCGGCGCTGGTGGCGGGACTCTGGGCCACGCGGCGCGTCCTGGACGCGCCGCCGGCGGTGACCCTGCGCGAGCTGCAGGGCTGA
- a CDS encoding arylesterase: MRSGYRAPRRWLQMSLGAALLASTAIALAQPAARVEPAAAAQRAAAPRTAAPRAAAPSTAAPSTVLVLGDSLSAAYGLREDQGWVAMLGERVTAGHPGWQVVNASISGETSAGGSARVVDEVLRHRPAVVVIALGANDALRGLPLPELRRNLARMIGASRHVGARVLLVGMRMPPNLGADYTRGFEQTYRDLAAFFDVELLPFLLEPIAADRGNFMDDNLHPTARAQPAIARHVWPALEPLLR; encoded by the coding sequence ATGAGGTCAGGATACCGGGCGCCACGGCGCTGGCTGCAGATGTCCCTGGGCGCGGCGCTGCTGGCGTCCACGGCGATCGCCCTGGCGCAGCCTGCGGCACGGGTCGAGCCGGCCGCGGCGGCCCAGCGCGCGGCCGCACCGCGCACGGCTGCCCCGCGCGCGGCCGCCCCAAGCACGGCCGCCCCAAGCACGGTACTCGTGCTGGGCGACTCGCTGTCGGCCGCCTACGGGCTGCGCGAGGACCAGGGCTGGGTGGCGATGCTCGGCGAACGCGTCACCGCCGGGCATCCCGGCTGGCAGGTGGTCAACGCCAGCATCAGCGGCGAGACCAGTGCCGGCGGCTCCGCGCGGGTGGTCGACGAAGTGCTGCGGCACCGTCCGGCGGTGGTGGTGATCGCGCTGGGTGCAAACGACGCCCTGCGCGGGCTGCCGCTGCCCGAGCTGCGGCGCAACCTGGCGCGGATGATCGGTGCCTCGCGGCACGTGGGCGCGCGCGTGCTGCTGGTCGGGATGCGCATGCCGCCCAACCTGGGCGCCGACTACACGCGCGGCTTCGAGCAGACCTATCGCGACCTCGCGGCCTTCTTCGACGTCGAGCTGCTGCCGTTCCTGCTGGAGCCCATCGCCGCCGACCGCGGCAACTTCATGGATGACAACCTGCATCCGACGGCCCGCGCGCAGCCGGCGATCGCCCGGCATGTCTGGCCGGCGCTGGAGCCGCTCCTGCGCTGA
- a CDS encoding DUF3016 domain-containing protein: MKRPQRPQCLPRLIPALAIALAVVTGPALADRVTDPDVGLSLEDGGPVAVSWTAPADFTEIRHSRNRFEAVRGDWVRDLARHVADRAARALHPGERLEVRITDIDRAGDYEPGRGASDHVRVVRDIYPPRIDLAYTLRDASGQVVASGERSLRDLGFLQRQPGTVGSSDPLRHEKQLVDRWVRTDLARADPVRGDR; encoded by the coding sequence ATGAAGCGACCGCAACGTCCGCAGTGCCTGCCTCGTCTGATTCCGGCCCTGGCGATCGCCTTGGCCGTCGTGACCGGACCGGCGCTCGCCGACCGGGTCACCGATCCCGACGTCGGCCTCAGCCTCGAGGACGGCGGCCCGGTCGCGGTGTCGTGGACGGCGCCCGCGGACTTCACCGAGATCCGCCACAGCCGCAACCGCTTCGAGGCCGTGCGCGGCGACTGGGTGCGCGACCTCGCCCGCCACGTCGCCGATCGCGCCGCGCGCGCGCTGCATCCCGGCGAGCGCCTGGAGGTGCGGATCACCGACATCGACCGTGCCGGCGACTACGAGCCCGGCCGGGGCGCCAGCGACCATGTCCGCGTGGTGCGCGACATCTACCCGCCGCGCATCGACCTGGCCTATACGCTGCGCGATGCCTCCGGCCAGGTGGTCGCCTCGGGCGAGCGCAGCCTGCGCGACCTCGGCTTCCTGCAGCGGCAGCCGGGCACGGTGGGCAGCAGCGACCCGCTGCGCCACGAAAAGCAGCTCGTTGATCGCTGGGTGCGCACCGATCTCGCCCGTGCCGACCCCGTCCGCGGTGACCGCTGA
- a CDS encoding DUF4031 domain-containing protein, with product MAVYVDDAVTLWRGRRWAHLMADSLDELHAFAAALGLPRHVFQDRTSGAHYDVTAELRARAIELGAVAISRHRDRGQMRAVIANARRQGRRESP from the coding sequence ATGGCGGTCTACGTCGACGATGCGGTCACCTTGTGGCGCGGACGCCGCTGGGCGCACCTGATGGCCGACAGCCTCGATGAGCTGCACGCCTTCGCCGCTGCACTCGGCCTGCCGCGCCACGTCTTCCAGGACCGGACCAGCGGTGCGCACTACGACGTCACCGCCGAGCTGCGCGCGCGCGCGATCGAGCTCGGGGCAGTGGCGATCTCGCGCCATCGCGACCGCGGGCAGATGCGCGCGGTGATCGCCAACGCACGCCGCCAGGGCCGGCGCGAGTCGCCCTGA